From one Synechocystis sp. PCC 6803 substr. PCC-P genomic stretch:
- a CDS encoding efflux RND transporter permease subunit produces MSSPNSVFSLSGLAIRRHIATLMLTLAIIVLGVFAVFSLPVDLLPSITYPRIGVRLDAPGVSPEVAVDEITRPLEAALSATEGVVQVYSQTREGQISLDLFFEPGGNIDQALNDATATFNRARNQLPDDLETPRLFKFDPSQLPVYEFAVTSPELSGPSLRVFAEEELARELGVVPGVASVNVSGAAQEEVRINVDLQRLQRSGVSLTQVLDALQSRNVDISGGRIVGTESEPLTRTVGRFASAQEIEDLVVGTVSGLEDQSAQKVYLRDVATVIDGTEEERIFVTLNGNPAVKVSVQKQPEANTIEVVDGVKKRLEELRTEGIIPQAAELTPTLDDSVFIRNSVNNVVVSGLIGTVLAAIAVLLFLGSLRQTLIIVLAIPLATMAAIIVMKAFGLSLNVFSLGGLALGVGIVVDNSIVMLETIAEGAGMTPGKVNPLPLTKGEMRNQAIASSQTVESALVASTSTNLVAVLPFLMIGGFIALIFNELILTISFAVAASILVAVTLVPMAASRLLAIRRRSGLGNWLFFREFNRRFAGATAAYARFLSILIRHRLVAVASIFIVFGGSSLWMIGQIPQEILPRINTGQASMFAQFPPGTPLEENQRLMAIVDDILINQPETEYAFTTVGGFLFGSNVNANALRSSSTITLKPNTDVEAFTERVTAELEALNLVDIRLRMAPGQLRGLILSNSPLRNVDVDVVLQGNDADVLDEAGRAVLAELGEKVTLARFRPDADPRQPEVQIRPDWQRATELGLTTQAIGQTVQTALDGAVPTQLQRENRLVDVRVKLDNDLLSGPGDLAQIPLFIDGDRPIRLGDVATIDQGRAPGEIQRINQRPVFLIAGTLVEGASLSEALTEVDQVLSAMEFPPGVSRLPSTAAASNEQLQSSLVILGGLAAFLVFVVMAVQYNSLLDPLVIMFTLPLALAGGILGLYVTQTAIGATVIVGTVLLVGIVVNNAIIMVELANQIWAEEGISREAAILRAAPQRLRPILMTTITTVLGMFPLALGIGQGSELLQPLGIVVFSGLSLATLLTLFLIPCLYVLLHQWEGVDIEKVKTDLESRLTEEDVPTKIQ; encoded by the coding sequence ATGTCCTCCCCCAACTCCGTTTTTAGTCTGAGTGGCCTGGCCATCCGTCGGCACATTGCCACCCTTATGCTCACCCTGGCCATTATTGTGTTGGGGGTTTTCGCTGTTTTTTCCCTGCCGGTGGATCTGTTGCCTTCCATCACCTATCCCCGCATTGGCGTGCGACTAGATGCTCCAGGGGTATCTCCGGAAGTGGCGGTGGACGAAATTACCAGACCCTTGGAAGCGGCCCTGTCAGCCACGGAAGGGGTGGTGCAGGTTTACTCTCAAACCAGGGAGGGGCAAATTAGCCTGGATTTGTTTTTCGAGCCGGGGGGCAATATTGACCAAGCGTTGAATGACGCCACCGCTACCTTTAACCGGGCCCGCAACCAGTTGCCGGATGATCTGGAAACCCCCCGGTTATTTAAGTTTGATCCTTCCCAGTTGCCGGTGTATGAATTTGCCGTTACCTCCCCGGAGTTGTCGGGGCCATCGTTGCGGGTATTTGCAGAAGAGGAGTTAGCACGGGAATTGGGAGTGGTGCCGGGGGTGGCATCGGTGAATGTGTCGGGGGCAGCCCAGGAAGAAGTCCGGATCAATGTGGATTTACAACGACTACAGCGGTCGGGGGTGAGTTTGACCCAGGTATTGGATGCTTTACAGAGCCGAAATGTGGATATTTCCGGGGGCAGAATTGTTGGTACGGAGTCGGAACCTTTAACCCGTACAGTGGGTAGATTTGCTTCAGCCCAGGAAATTGAGGATTTAGTGGTGGGCACAGTGTCTGGTCTGGAGGATCAATCGGCCCAAAAAGTTTATCTGCGGGATGTGGCCACTGTTATTGACGGTACAGAGGAAGAACGGATTTTTGTGACCCTCAACGGTAATCCGGCGGTAAAAGTGAGTGTGCAGAAACAACCGGAGGCTAACACCATTGAAGTAGTGGATGGGGTTAAAAAACGTTTGGAGGAGTTACGCACAGAAGGCATTATTCCCCAGGCGGCGGAATTAACCCCTACCTTAGATGATTCAGTTTTTATCCGTAACTCGGTCAATAACGTTGTTGTTTCGGGGTTAATTGGTACGGTCCTGGCGGCGATCGCCGTTTTGTTATTTCTCGGTTCTTTGCGACAGACGTTAATTATTGTGTTGGCTATTCCCTTGGCCACCATGGCGGCCATCATTGTCATGAAGGCCTTTGGTTTATCCTTGAACGTTTTTAGTTTGGGGGGCTTGGCCCTGGGGGTGGGCATTGTGGTGGATAACTCCATCGTCATGTTGGAAACCATTGCGGAAGGGGCGGGCATGACCCCCGGCAAAGTTAATCCCCTCCCACTAACTAAAGGGGAAATGCGCAACCAGGCGATCGCCAGTAGTCAAACGGTGGAATCGGCACTGGTGGCTTCCACTAGCACTAACTTGGTGGCGGTATTGCCATTTTTGATGATTGGTGGCTTCATTGCCCTGATTTTTAATGAATTAATTTTGACCATCAGTTTTGCGGTGGCGGCTTCCATCCTGGTGGCAGTGACCCTAGTGCCCATGGCCGCTTCCCGTTTATTGGCCATTCGCCGCCGGAGTGGTTTGGGTAATTGGTTATTTTTTCGGGAATTTAACCGACGTTTTGCAGGGGCCACGGCGGCCTACGCCCGTTTTTTATCCATCCTGATCCGACATCGATTGGTGGCGGTGGCTTCTATTTTCATTGTTTTTGGTGGCAGTAGTTTGTGGATGATCGGACAGATTCCCCAGGAAATTTTGCCCCGCATCAATACGGGTCAAGCCAGTATGTTTGCCCAGTTCCCCCCCGGCACTCCCTTAGAGGAAAACCAACGCTTAATGGCGATCGTGGATGACATCCTCATCAATCAGCCGGAAACCGAATACGCTTTCACCACGGTGGGGGGGTTTCTCTTTGGCAGTAACGTTAATGCTAATGCTCTGCGCAGTTCCAGCACCATTACCCTAAAACCCAATACCGATGTGGAGGCATTCACCGAACGGGTGACGGCGGAATTGGAAGCGCTGAACTTGGTGGATATTCGTCTGCGGATGGCACCGGGACAGTTGCGGGGTCTGATTTTGAGCAATTCCCCCCTACGTAACGTAGATGTGGATGTGGTTTTGCAGGGGAATGATGCCGATGTGTTAGATGAAGCGGGGCGGGCAGTGTTGGCGGAATTAGGAGAAAAAGTTACATTGGCCCGTTTTCGTCCCGATGCCGATCCCCGTCAACCGGAAGTGCAGATTCGTCCCGATTGGCAAAGGGCGACGGAATTAGGTTTAACCACCCAAGCCATTGGGCAGACAGTCCAAACTGCTTTAGACGGTGCTGTGCCCACCCAGTTGCAACGGGAAAATCGCCTGGTGGATGTGCGAGTGAAATTGGACAATGATTTGCTCTCTGGCCCTGGGGATTTGGCACAAATTCCCCTCTTTATTGATGGCGATCGCCCGATCCGTTTGGGGGATGTGGCCACCATTGACCAAGGTCGGGCACCGGGGGAAATTCAACGCATTAACCAACGGCCGGTGTTTTTAATTGCTGGTACGTTAGTGGAAGGGGCTAGTTTGAGTGAAGCTCTCACAGAAGTTGACCAAGTTTTATCCGCCATGGAGTTTCCCCCCGGGGTGTCTCGACTGCCCAGTACAGCGGCGGCGAGCAATGAACAGTTACAGTCTTCCCTGGTGATTTTAGGGGGCTTGGCGGCGTTTCTCGTCTTTGTGGTTATGGCGGTGCAATACAATTCTCTCCTCGATCCTCTGGTAATTATGTTCACCCTACCTTTGGCTTTGGCTGGAGGCATTTTGGGTTTATACGTTACCCAAACGGCGATCGGTGCCACGGTAATTGTTGGTACAGTACTCCTGGTGGGGATTGTGGTCAACAACGCCATCATCATGGTGGAGTTAGCTAACCAAATCTGGGCCGAAGAAGGCATCAGTCGAGAAGCAGCTATCTTACGGGCAGCCCCCCAACGCTTACGACCGATTTTGATGACCACCATTACCACCGTGCTGGGCATGTTTCCCCTCGCCCTGGGCATTGGACAAGGATCAGAATTGCTCCAACCTTTGGGCATTGTGGTGTTTTCCGGTCTTTCCCTCGCTACCTTACTAACCCTATTTTTAATTCCCTGCTTGTACGTGTTGCTACACCAATGGGAAGGGGTTGATATAGAAAAAGTCAAAACCGATTTGGAATCCCGCTTAACCGAAGAAGATGTACCAACAAAAATCCAATAA
- a CDS encoding efflux RND transporter periplasmic adaptor subunit, producing MNKYIPHQRLRRQLSLLGLLSFSLMGCSDLWEQNVKAQTENTESNQAIAVDVALARPQALTKELEYTGTTAPVREASIKAQIEGRLQRLPVDVGDRVRGEEILAEIEDDLLLGAVDQAKAEKMAQRSEVLTAQSQVGDAQIRVEQARLQLQQAQADIIRLETSLNARIEQARLEVDQTQADAARFRLLAEEGAGGAQQAEQAETRARQAKEILRNEQASASQQLSQAKTAAKTASQILNSAIAQVQIEQQRVGAATAQMNAQRASIEQAQTRQQYATVRAPFPGRVLRRLSEPGNLVQPGTEILQLGDFRQLEIDVQVSELQLAQIALQQKVNVKLDAFPGQTFTGVVTRISPQADVNSRLVPVEITMDNPGEKIGAGLLARVSFDASADTNVVVPESAIVDEDAIFVVTKAGEKDVLERRSVTLGQTANGKVEIVAGLAPQERFVVRSSRPLQPDSQIRLSVLSEK from the coding sequence ATGAACAAGTACATCCCCCACCAACGTCTGCGACGGCAACTTTCCCTGCTAGGTTTATTAAGTTTTTCCCTGATGGGTTGCAGCGATCTCTGGGAACAAAATGTCAAAGCCCAAACGGAGAATACTGAATCAAACCAGGCGATCGCCGTGGATGTGGCCCTAGCTCGACCCCAAGCATTGACCAAGGAGTTGGAATATACGGGCACCACAGCCCCAGTGCGGGAAGCCTCCATCAAAGCCCAGATTGAAGGACGACTGCAAAGGCTACCAGTGGATGTGGGCGATCGGGTCAGGGGAGAAGAAATATTGGCGGAAATTGAAGATGATTTATTACTGGGGGCGGTAGACCAGGCCAAAGCGGAGAAAATGGCCCAACGTTCGGAAGTTTTAACTGCCCAAAGTCAGGTGGGGGATGCCCAAATTCGGGTAGAACAGGCCCGTTTGCAACTGCAACAGGCCCAGGCGGACATTATCCGTTTGGAAACTTCCCTCAACGCCCGCATTGAACAAGCCCGGCTGGAAGTAGATCAAACCCAGGCCGATGCTGCTCGCTTCCGACTATTAGCCGAAGAGGGAGCTGGCGGTGCCCAACAGGCGGAACAGGCAGAAACCAGAGCCCGTCAAGCCAAGGAAATTTTGCGTAACGAACAGGCCAGCGCTAGCCAACAATTAAGCCAAGCTAAAACAGCGGCCAAAACTGCGTCCCAAATCCTCAACTCGGCGATCGCCCAGGTGCAGATCGAACAGCAGAGGGTGGGGGCGGCCACCGCCCAGATGAATGCCCAGCGAGCTTCCATTGAACAGGCCCAAACTAGGCAACAGTACGCCACCGTCAGAGCACCATTTCCGGGGCGGGTGTTACGACGATTAAGTGAACCAGGCAATTTAGTGCAGCCGGGGACGGAAATTTTGCAACTGGGGGATTTTCGTCAGTTAGAAATTGACGTGCAGGTATCGGAGTTGCAACTGGCCCAAATTGCCCTACAGCAAAAGGTCAACGTCAAGCTAGATGCGTTTCCTGGCCAGACTTTTACGGGCGTGGTAACCCGCATTTCCCCCCAGGCTGACGTTAATTCTCGCCTTGTGCCGGTGGAAATAACCATGGATAATCCTGGTGAAAAAATTGGCGCTGGGCTGTTGGCCAGGGTCAGTTTTGATGCCAGTGCAGATACCAATGTGGTAGTTCCAGAATCTGCCATTGTCGATGAAGATGCCATTTTTGTGGTGACCAAAGCAGGGGAAAAAGACGTGCTGGAACGGCGATCGGTTACCCTGGGGCAAACTGCCAACGGGAAGGTGGAAATTGTGGCAGGCTTAGCTCCCCAGGAACGTTTTGTGGTCCGCAGTAGTAGACCGCTACAACCGGATAGTCAAATTCGTCTCAGCGTTTTATCAGAAAAATAG
- a CDS encoding type IV pilus twitching motility protein PilT: protein MALEYMIEDLMEQLVEMGGSDMHIQAGAPVYFRVSGKLEPINEEVLTPQESQKLIFSMLNNSQRKELEQNWELDCSYGVKGLARFRINVYKERGCYAACLRALSSKIPNFEQLGLPNIVREMAERPRGLILVTGQTGSGKTTTLAAILDLINRTRAEHILTIEDPIEYVFPNVRSLFHQRQRGEDTKSFSNALRAALREDPDIVLVGELRDLETIALAITAAETGHLVFGTLHTNSAAGTIDRMLDVFPANQQAQIRAMLSNSLLAVFAQNLVKKKSPKPGEFGRALVQEIMVITPAIANLIREGKAAQIYSAIQTGAKLGMQTMEQGLATLVVSGVISLEEGLAKSGKPDELQRLIGGMTPQVAAKRR from the coding sequence ATGGCTTTGGAATACATGATCGAAGACCTCATGGAGCAGTTGGTGGAAATGGGCGGCTCCGATATGCACATTCAAGCGGGGGCACCGGTTTATTTCCGGGTGAGCGGCAAATTAGAACCGATTAACGAGGAAGTTTTAACTCCCCAGGAAAGCCAAAAGTTAATCTTCAGCATGCTGAACAATTCCCAACGGAAAGAACTAGAACAAAATTGGGAATTGGACTGTTCCTATGGCGTGAAAGGTTTAGCTCGTTTCCGGATTAACGTTTACAAAGAACGGGGTTGTTATGCCGCCTGTTTACGGGCCCTTTCTTCTAAAATTCCCAACTTTGAACAATTGGGACTGCCCAACATTGTGCGGGAAATGGCGGAACGCCCCCGGGGACTAATTCTAGTGACGGGACAAACTGGCTCCGGTAAAACCACCACTTTGGCAGCAATTTTAGACTTAATTAACCGCACCAGGGCCGAACATATTCTCACCATCGAAGATCCGATCGAGTATGTGTTTCCCAACGTGCGCAGTCTTTTTCACCAGCGGCAACGGGGGGAAGATACGAAAAGTTTCTCCAATGCTCTGCGGGCAGCGTTACGGGAAGATCCGGACATTGTACTGGTGGGAGAATTGCGGGATTTGGAAACCATTGCCCTTGCCATCACTGCGGCAGAAACCGGACACTTGGTTTTTGGCACTCTCCACACCAACTCAGCAGCGGGCACCATTGACCGGATGTTGGATGTGTTTCCGGCTAACCAACAGGCCCAAATTAGAGCCATGTTATCCAACTCTTTACTAGCGGTATTTGCCCAAAACTTAGTCAAGAAAAAGTCCCCCAAACCCGGGGAGTTTGGCCGGGCCCTAGTGCAGGAAATTATGGTCATTACCCCGGCGATCGCCAACCTAATTCGGGAAGGCAAAGCGGCCCAGATTTATTCCGCCATTCAAACCGGAGCAAAACTAGGTATGCAGACCATGGAACAGGGCCTGGCCACGTTGGTGGTGTCGGGGGTAATTTCCCTGGAAGAAGGTTTAGCTAAGAGTGGTAAGCCGGACGAGCTACAGCGCTTAATCGGTGGCATGACCCCCCAGGTTGCCGCTAAACGTCGTTAG
- a CDS encoding type II secretion system F family protein produces MATFVAQVKDRKGKTTKAKVEAMSPEQARTILRQQYAAIGPIKPAGGEINLEFLENLLNNVSVKDKAVFSRQFSVMINAGVAIVRCLGVLSEQCPNPKLKRALTGISGEVQQGTNLSEAMGKYPECFDDLYVSMVEAGETGGVLDEVLNRLSKLLEDMARLQNQIKSAMAYPVAVGFLAVVAFLGMTIFLIPVFAGIFDDLGGELPALTKFMVGLSNFLRSPMAVIPVIVIVVAVFLFKKYYGTYAGRRQVDAVMLKLPLFGPLNEKTAVARFCRVFGTLTRSGVPIIQSLEIVCNTVPNKVISDAIAGAISEIQQGGMMSLALQQSKVFPSLAIQMISIGEETGELDAMMMKVADFYEDEVEQTVKALTSIIEPAMMVLIAGMVGTILLSMYLPMFAIFDQLG; encoded by the coding sequence ATGGCTACGTTTGTCGCTCAAGTTAAAGATCGTAAAGGTAAAACCACCAAAGCCAAGGTGGAAGCCATGAGTCCAGAACAGGCTCGTACCATCCTCCGCCAACAATACGCGGCGATCGGCCCCATTAAGCCAGCCGGAGGGGAAATAAACCTCGAATTCCTGGAAAATTTACTTAACAACGTTAGTGTCAAGGACAAAGCGGTTTTCTCCCGACAGTTTTCCGTCATGATCAACGCTGGCGTGGCGATCGTTCGTTGTTTGGGGGTGCTGTCGGAACAATGTCCTAATCCCAAACTGAAAAGGGCATTAACGGGTATTAGTGGGGAAGTTCAACAGGGCACTAACCTTTCTGAAGCCATGGGCAAATATCCCGAATGTTTTGATGACCTCTACGTCAGCATGGTGGAAGCAGGGGAAACGGGGGGGGTTTTAGACGAAGTTCTCAACCGACTTTCCAAACTGCTGGAAGACATGGCCCGTCTGCAAAACCAAATTAAATCCGCCATGGCTTATCCGGTGGCAGTAGGTTTCTTGGCGGTGGTGGCTTTTCTCGGTATGACCATCTTCCTCATCCCTGTCTTTGCGGGAATTTTTGATGACCTGGGGGGAGAACTGCCCGCTTTAACCAAATTTATGGTCGGCCTAAGTAACTTTTTAAGAAGTCCAATGGCCGTCATCCCCGTAATTGTTATTGTGGTTGCCGTTTTTCTATTCAAAAAATATTACGGAACCTATGCTGGGCGGCGACAAGTCGATGCGGTGATGTTGAAACTACCTTTGTTTGGTCCCCTGAATGAAAAAACCGCTGTAGCTAGGTTTTGCCGGGTATTTGGCACCCTTACCCGTTCGGGGGTTCCCATTATTCAGTCTTTGGAAATTGTTTGTAATACTGTGCCCAATAAAGTGATTTCCGATGCGATCGCCGGGGCTATTAGTGAAATTCAACAGGGGGGCATGATGAGTTTGGCTCTGCAACAAAGTAAGGTTTTCCCCTCTTTGGCGATTCAAATGATTAGTATTGGGGAAGAAACGGGGGAACTGGATGCCATGATGATGAAAGTGGCGGACTTCTATGAAGACGAAGTAGAACAAACCGTCAAAGCGTTGACTAGTATTATAGAACCAGCTATGATGGTGCTGATTGCCGGTATGGTCGGGACAATTTTGCTTTCCATGTATCTACCCATGTTTGCCATCTTTGATCAGTTAGGTTAA
- a CDS encoding ATP-dependent Clp protease proteolytic subunit yields the protein MEITAVQSSYYGDMAFKTPPPDLESLLLKERIVYLGMPLFSSDEVKQQVGIDVTQLIIAQLLYLQFDDPDKPIYFYINSTGTSWYTGDAVGFETEAFAICDTLNYIKPPVHTICIGQAMGTAAMILSSGTKGYRASLPHATIVLNQNRTGAQGQATDIQIRAKEVISNKQTMLEILSLNTGQTQEKLAKDMDRTFYLTPAQAKEYGLIDRVLESPAELPKPMAVI from the coding sequence ATGGAAATAACTGCGGTTCAATCCTCCTACTATGGCGACATGGCTTTCAAAACGCCGCCGCCGGATCTTGAATCACTTCTGCTTAAAGAGCGCATCGTTTACTTGGGAATGCCGCTTTTCTCCTCCGACGAGGTCAAGCAACAGGTCGGCATTGATGTGACCCAGTTGATTATTGCCCAACTGCTCTATCTCCAATTCGACGATCCCGATAAACCAATCTATTTTTATATCAACTCCACTGGCACTTCCTGGTACACCGGCGATGCAGTGGGTTTTGAGACCGAAGCCTTCGCCATTTGCGACACCCTCAACTACATCAAGCCCCCAGTGCATACCATTTGCATTGGTCAAGCCATGGGCACCGCCGCCATGATTCTTTCCTCTGGCACTAAGGGTTACCGTGCTAGTCTGCCCCACGCCACCATTGTCCTCAACCAAAACCGCACCGGAGCCCAGGGTCAGGCAACGGATATCCAAATTCGGGCCAAAGAAGTGATTTCCAACAAACAGACTATGCTGGAAATTCTTTCCCTCAACACTGGCCAAACCCAGGAAAAGTTAGCTAAAGACATGGACCGAACCTTTTACCTCACCCCTGCCCAGGCCAAGGAGTATGGACTGATTGACCGGGTGTTAGAAAGTCCAGCGGAATTGCCTAAACCAATGGCAGTGATTTAG
- a CDS encoding ATP-dependent Clp protease proteolytic subunit, whose product MPIGVPSVPFRLPGSQYERWIDIYTRLSQERIIFLGQEVNDSIANRIVAFLLYLDSDDPSKPIYLYINSPGGSVTAGMAIYDTMQYIKAEVITICVGLAASMGAFLLASGAPGKRLALPHARIMIHQPMGGTGRRQATDIDIEAREILRIRQQLNEIMAQRTGQTVEKIAKDTDRDYFLSAAEAKEYGLIDKVIENSTMGNN is encoded by the coding sequence ATGCCTATAGGTGTTCCCAGTGTTCCGTTTCGTCTTCCCGGCAGTCAGTATGAACGGTGGATTGATATTTATACTCGGCTGAGCCAAGAGCGGATTATTTTCCTTGGCCAAGAGGTGAATGATTCGATCGCCAATCGGATTGTGGCATTTTTGTTATACCTGGATTCCGATGATCCGAGTAAGCCGATTTATCTCTATATCAATTCCCCTGGTGGTTCAGTAACTGCGGGTATGGCCATTTACGACACCATGCAATATATCAAGGCAGAAGTGATCACCATTTGCGTTGGTTTGGCCGCATCCATGGGGGCGTTTTTGTTAGCCTCCGGGGCACCAGGAAAACGGTTAGCCCTGCCCCATGCCCGGATTATGATCCACCAACCCATGGGCGGTACTGGCCGCCGTCAAGCAACGGACATTGACATTGAAGCCAGGGAAATTCTCCGCATTCGTCAACAGTTGAACGAAATTATGGCCCAACGTACCGGCCAAACTGTGGAAAAAATTGCCAAGGATACCGACCGGGACTATTTCCTATCAGCGGCAGAAGCAAAGGAGTACGGCTTGATCGATAAAGTGATTGAAAACTCCACCATGGGCAATAACTAA
- a CDS encoding aminopeptidase P N-terminal domain-containing protein, with the protein MHPVVSSAEYRQRRDRLMAKLGQGTAIFASAPQAVMHNDVEYVFRQDSDFYYLTGFNEPEAIAVFAPHHEEHQFILFVQPKDPAKETWTGIRYGVEGVQSSFGSDIAYPIGELDEHLPKYLEKADKIHYHLGRDEALNQTILKHWQKQLAAYPRQGYGPQALVNSHPLVHPLRQVKSETELALLRRACDLSAIAHQRAMEFARPGHYEYQVQAELEIIFRREGGLGPAYPSIVAAGKNACILHYINNDCPLQDGDLLLIDAGCAYGYYNGDITRTFPINGKFSPEQRTLYEIVLTAQEAAIAKVQAGNPYHEYHDAAVSVIVDGLMDLGLLVGNKEEIIKEEKYKPFYMHRTGHWLGLDVHDAGNYKQDKETWTVLEPGQVLTVEPGIYIAPDIKPAEGQPEVPEQWRGIGIRIEDDVLVTAQGPDVLTSAVPKAIADLEH; encoded by the coding sequence ATGCATCCGGTTGTTAGTTCCGCTGAATATCGTCAACGTCGCGATCGCCTAATGGCCAAGCTAGGCCAGGGGACGGCCATTTTTGCCAGTGCGCCCCAGGCGGTGATGCACAACGATGTGGAATACGTATTTCGTCAAGATAGTGATTTTTATTACCTGACGGGCTTCAATGAACCGGAGGCGATCGCCGTTTTTGCGCCCCACCACGAAGAACATCAATTTATTCTATTTGTGCAACCCAAGGATCCAGCCAAGGAAACCTGGACGGGCATTCGCTACGGTGTGGAGGGGGTTCAATCCAGCTTTGGGTCGGACATTGCCTATCCCATTGGGGAATTGGATGAGCATTTACCGAAATATCTGGAAAAGGCAGATAAAATCCATTACCACCTCGGTCGAGATGAAGCGTTAAATCAAACCATCCTCAAGCACTGGCAAAAACAATTGGCCGCCTATCCCCGCCAAGGCTATGGTCCCCAAGCTTTAGTGAATTCCCATCCCTTGGTGCATCCCCTCCGGCAAGTTAAAAGTGAAACTGAATTAGCCTTGTTGCGGCGGGCCTGTGACCTGTCGGCGATCGCCCATCAACGGGCCATGGAATTTGCTCGACCGGGACATTACGAATATCAAGTGCAGGCGGAATTGGAAATTATTTTTCGGCGGGAAGGGGGCCTGGGGCCGGCTTATCCTTCCATTGTGGCGGCAGGAAAAAATGCCTGTATTTTGCACTACATCAACAATGACTGCCCTTTGCAAGATGGGGATTTACTACTCATCGATGCAGGTTGTGCCTACGGTTACTATAACGGTGACATCACCCGTACCTTTCCCATCAACGGTAAATTTAGTCCCGAACAACGCACCCTCTACGAAATTGTTCTAACTGCCCAGGAAGCGGCGATCGCCAAGGTACAGGCGGGCAATCCCTACCACGAATACCATGATGCGGCAGTGTCCGTGATTGTGGATGGTCTGATGGATTTGGGTCTACTGGTGGGAAATAAGGAGGAAATTATCAAAGAAGAAAAATATAAGCCCTTCTATATGCATCGCACCGGCCATTGGCTGGGGCTAGATGTCCACGATGCCGGCAATTACAAACAGGATAAGGAAACCTGGACGGTGTTGGAGCCAGGGCAAGTGCTCACCGTAGAACCGGGTATTTACATCGCCCCCGATATTAAACCCGCCGAAGGACAGCCGGAAGTGCCGGAACAATGGCGAGGTATTGGCATTCGCATTGAGGATGACGTATTGGTCACTGCCCAAGGCCCCGATGTGTTAACCAGTGCCGTGCCCAAGGCGATCGCCGATTTAGAACATTGA
- a CDS encoding S-methyl-5'-thioadenosine phosphorylase, with translation MGMIISMAMTAVTIWTKTKPGRVSCFIRKNSTMVNAPIGIIGGSGLYQMEALKNVEEVTLDTPFGAPSDSFIVGELAGVRVAFLARHGRGHHLLPSEIPFRANIHGMKQLGVKYLISASAVGSLQAEAKPLDMVVPDQFIDRTRQRISTFFGEGIVAHIGFGNPICPQLAQCLSTAIAGLELEGVTLHDRGTYVSMEGPAFSTIAESNLYRSWGGTVIGMTNLPEAKLAREAEIAYATLALVTDYDCWHPDHDHVTVEMVIGNLQKNAVNAQQVILETVKQLAANPFESIAHRALQYAVLTPPDKFPAATYEKLSLLLGKYYPPAP, from the coding sequence ATGGGGATGATAATCTCTATGGCGATGACGGCAGTGACGATATGGACGAAGACTAAGCCTGGAAGGGTCAGTTGTTTTATTAGAAAAAATTCCACCATGGTAAATGCACCAATTGGCATCATCGGCGGCAGCGGCCTCTATCAAATGGAAGCCCTCAAAAATGTTGAGGAGGTAACCCTTGATACTCCCTTTGGCGCTCCCTCGGACAGTTTCATTGTGGGGGAATTGGCCGGGGTGCGGGTGGCCTTTTTAGCCCGCCATGGTCGGGGACATCACCTTTTGCCCAGTGAGATTCCTTTTCGAGCCAATATCCATGGCATGAAACAGTTGGGGGTGAAATATTTAATTTCTGCGTCAGCGGTGGGTTCTTTGCAGGCAGAAGCAAAACCTTTGGATATGGTCGTTCCGGATCAATTCATTGACCGCACCCGCCAGCGAATCTCCACTTTTTTTGGCGAGGGGATTGTGGCCCACATTGGTTTTGGTAATCCGATTTGCCCTCAGTTAGCCCAGTGTCTCTCTACGGCGATCGCCGGTTTGGAGTTGGAAGGGGTGACGCTCCACGATCGGGGAACCTATGTGTCCATGGAAGGACCAGCCTTTTCCACCATTGCGGAATCGAATTTGTATCGCAGTTGGGGCGGTACTGTCATTGGTATGACCAATTTGCCGGAGGCCAAGCTAGCTAGGGAAGCGGAAATTGCCTACGCCACTTTGGCCCTGGTGACGGACTATGACTGCTGGCACCCAGACCATGACCATGTGACGGTGGAAATGGTGATTGGTAATCTGCAAAAAAATGCGGTCAATGCCCAACAGGTGATCCTGGAAACGGTCAAACAATTGGCGGCCAATCCCTTTGAATCCATTGCCCACAGAGCTTTACAGTATGCGGTGCTAACTCCCCCGGACAAGTTTCCTGCCGCCACCTACGAAAAGTTATCTTTGCTTTTGGGCAAGTATTATCCCCCTGCCCCATGA
- a CDS encoding DUF3134 domain-containing protein: MYNPSLRREARYEPAAVLPVTREQSLIDWLESNNRLIYREIEEGTTSNMSDEDVDIAELMDGDDNLYGDDGSDDMDED, translated from the coding sequence ATGTACAATCCCTCCCTCCGTCGAGAAGCCCGTTACGAGCCGGCGGCAGTTTTGCCCGTTACCCGTGAGCAGTCCCTAATTGACTGGCTAGAAAGTAATAATCGTTTGATTTATCGGGAAATTGAAGAAGGTACCACCAGCAATATGAGTGACGAAGATGTGGACATTGCTGAGTTGATGGATGGGGATGATAATCTCTATGGCGATGACGGCAGTGACGATATGGACGAAGACTAA